GCTATTACGAGGTGTCATACGAGGGCGGCAGGCTGATCCGTCGCCGCGTCTCAAAGTATTTCGAGAATCGGGACCTGGCAAAGGCGTTTTGGCACGAGAAGTCAAAAGACTCCGAAGCGTTCAAGGCAGGGCTCACGAAAACAATCCCGATCACCCTCAACCGATTCATTGCGGAGATGACTGAGGGGCATTTCGCCCACCGCTCGCCGAAATACCTGGCGGGGGAGTGGGGCAGGCTCGACCTCATGGCGACTTATTGGGAAGGGAAAGAGATGCACAAGATTGAGGCCCCGGAGATTCAGGCATTTCTTTATCGTCTCTCGGATCAGGGGTTGGCCTCAAAGACTGTTAAGAATTACCACGGGCTTTTGTCGCTGATATTCAACCAGGCGAAGCTCAGGCATCACGTTGAATCAAACCCCATGGAATACGTCCCGGCGCCGAAGGTTGTCCCCCGGCGCGAGGTTACGGCACTCTCCGAGATTGATATTGCGAGGCTCGTAAAGGCAGGTGAAAGCCCTGCATGGGAAAAGGCGGTAAAGACCGCACTGATCCTGATTCATACGGGCATGAGGCTGGGAGAGATGTTAAAAGTTAGAGTCGAGCGGGATGTTGATTTTGAGCGCAATTGCCTGAGAGTCCGATCAGTGGAAGGGGCGGAGACTAAAAACAAAAAGCCTCGCGTTATCCCTTTTTCGGATGTTTGCCGGGGCTTCTTTGCGGAGATTCGAGTCGGGCCGATATGGTCCGAGACGGGACGGGTTTTCGATGCTCAATTGCGCAAGCTGGGGGATGTGCTTAAAATCCATCTCCACGCCCACCGATTCAGGCACACCTT
This genomic stretch from bacterium harbors:
- a CDS encoding site-specific integrase — translated: MSYEGGRLIRRRVSKYFENRDLAKAFWHEKSKDSEAFKAGLTKTIPITLNRFIAEMTEGHFAHRSPKYLAGEWGRLDLMATYWEGKEMHKIEAPEIQAFLYRLSDQGLASKTVKNYHGLLSLIFNQAKLRHHVESNPMEYVPAPKVVPRREVTALSEIDIARLVKAGESPAWEKAVKTALILIHTGMRLGEMLKVRVERDVDFERNCLRVRSVEGAETKNKKPRVIPFSDVCRGFFAEIRVGPIWSETGRVFDAQLRKLGDVLKIHLHAHRFRHTFASLNLAAGVPEPMVSAWLGHGSSAITKRYTHMSGYDLQFARLEVGKNLRPICAQFDEKSRKVMTGDDR